In Deltaproteobacteria bacterium HGW-Deltaproteobacteria-6, one genomic interval encodes:
- a CDS encoding circadian clock protein KaiB, giving the protein MKTVSTVKRKNAKTDATEEIWNLRLYVAGQTQKSITAFANLKMICDEHLAGKYRIEVIDLIKNPQLAKGDQIIALPTLVRRLPEPIKKIIGDLANTERVLVGLDIRVV; this is encoded by the coding sequence ATGAAAACGGTTTCAACAGTAAAGAGGAAGAACGCAAAGACTGACGCAACGGAAGAAATCTGGAATCTAAGGTTATATGTAGCCGGTCAGACCCAAAAATCGATTACGGCCTTTGCCAACTTAAAGATGATCTGCGACGAGCACCTTGCGGGAAAATACCGGATTGAAGTGATCGACCTGATAAAAAATCCCCAACTGGCCAAAGGCGACCAGATTATTGCCCTGCCGACGCTGGTCCGGAGGCTTCCTGAACCGATAAAAAAGATTATCGGCGATCTGGCGAACACGGAACGCGTGCTGGTGGGGCTGGATATACGAGTGGTGTGA
- a CDS encoding chemotaxis protein CheB produces MNEKTKPVNSDQNQDKSPAAPTKSAKVSSAARLSPPVRDKKAKKTISSELKDAPPGQENLPFPIVGIGASAGGLEALEQFLRKVPQDSGMAFVIVQHLDPTHKGIMHELLGRATSMEVFQVRDRMRVKPNSVYVIPPNKDMSILHGVLHLFEPSIPRGLRLPIDFFLRSLACDRQMHSIGVILSGMGSDGTMGLRAIKEKAGLALVQDPASAKFDSMPRSAIAAGLADIVAPAEDLPGKIIDYLRHALVIAKTDSSLEERDQSALEKVLILLRNKTRHDFSMYKKNTVYRRIERRMSIHQIGRIAAYVRYLQENSQEVELLFKELLIGVTSFFRDEAAWKYLQQKAIPALLADYPAGKALRAWSAGCSTGEEAYSLAMVFKEAAEQVKSIQDFKLHIFATDLDRDTIDKARQGLYSAGIAADVTPERLKRFFVKEEGGYRIAREIREMVTFATQNVIMDPPFTKLDILICRNLLIYLMPELQKKLLPLFHYSLNTGGILFLGNSETINAFTDLFVPLDIKLRLFRRIESVHSVEPAMFPAFFAHILPGIPKELNMSKPPNNLQSFADQLLLQRFSPPAVLVNNKGDILYISGRTGKYLEPAAGKANWNIFAMARTGLRFELGHAFQKALRQKGVVTVRNLTVGELSAPYTVDITVSAIEEPEALKGMVMVVFNDVAVPAEKKVKTGEKKTPAGPARFLEMEQELRLLREELQTTREEMQSSQEELKSANEELQSTNEELQSTNEELTTSREEMQSMNEELQTVNAEQQSKMDELARMNNDMRNLLNSTEIITIFLDNDLHVRRFTTGADKLFKLIPGDVGRPLSDITSDLLYPTMTEEAREVLRTLVFSEKQITTADGRWFSVRIMPYRTMEDVIGGVVITFSNITAAKKLEAELREEMEKLKKEVRSQKSK; encoded by the coding sequence ATGAATGAAAAAACAAAGCCAGTGAACAGCGATCAAAACCAGGATAAATCTCCCGCGGCCCCGACAAAGTCAGCGAAGGTATCTTCTGCCGCTCGTTTGAGTCCCCCCGTGAGGGATAAAAAAGCGAAGAAAACAATTTCCAGTGAGCTGAAAGACGCCCCTCCCGGACAGGAAAACCTCCCTTTTCCGATTGTCGGCATCGGAGCCTCCGCCGGGGGCCTGGAGGCTCTCGAACAGTTTCTGCGGAAAGTGCCGCAGGACAGCGGTATGGCCTTTGTCATCGTCCAGCATCTGGACCCGACCCACAAAGGGATCATGCACGAACTTCTTGGGCGCGCCACTTCGATGGAAGTTTTTCAGGTCAGGGACCGGATGCGGGTCAAGCCGAACTCAGTCTATGTTATTCCCCCCAACAAGGACATGTCCATTTTGCACGGCGTGCTGCATTTGTTCGAACCTTCGATCCCCCGCGGTCTGCGCCTCCCGATTGACTTCTTTTTGCGCTCGCTGGCCTGCGACCGGCAGATGCACAGTATTGGTGTTATCCTGTCCGGCATGGGCTCGGACGGCACGATGGGACTTCGCGCCATCAAGGAAAAGGCGGGCTTGGCGCTCGTGCAGGACCCTGCCTCGGCCAAGTTCGACAGCATGCCCCGAAGCGCCATTGCGGCCGGCCTTGCCGATATCGTCGCCCCGGCGGAGGATTTGCCCGGAAAAATTATCGATTACTTAAGGCATGCCCTGGTCATCGCCAAAACGGATTCATCTCTGGAAGAGAGAGACCAAAGCGCCCTGGAAAAAGTCCTGATTCTGCTTCGGAATAAGACCCGCCACGATTTTTCCATGTATAAAAAGAACACCGTTTACCGCCGGATCGAACGGCGTATGAGCATTCACCAGATCGGCCGGATCGCGGCATACGTCCGTTATCTGCAGGAGAATTCCCAGGAAGTGGAACTGCTCTTCAAGGAACTTCTGATTGGCGTGACCAGCTTTTTTCGAGACGAGGCGGCATGGAAATATCTGCAGCAAAAAGCCATCCCGGCGCTGCTGGCTGACTACCCGGCAGGAAAAGCGCTGCGAGCCTGGTCGGCCGGCTGTTCGACCGGAGAGGAAGCCTATTCGCTGGCCATGGTCTTCAAGGAGGCTGCCGAACAGGTCAAGTCCATACAGGATTTCAAACTGCATATCTTCGCCACCGACCTGGACCGGGACACCATCGACAAGGCCCGGCAGGGGCTCTATTCGGCGGGCATCGCTGCGGATGTGACGCCCGAGCGACTGAAGCGGTTTTTTGTCAAAGAAGAGGGCGGCTACCGGATCGCCAGGGAGATCCGGGAGATGGTGACCTTCGCCACGCAGAATGTCATCATGGACCCGCCCTTTACCAAGCTGGATATCCTGATCTGCCGCAACCTTTTAATCTATTTGATGCCGGAGCTTCAGAAAAAGCTACTGCCGCTCTTTCACTACAGCCTGAATACGGGCGGCATTTTGTTTCTGGGAAATTCGGAAACCATCAATGCATTCACCGATCTTTTCGTTCCGTTAGACATCAAGTTACGGCTTTTCCGCAGGATTGAATCGGTGCACAGCGTCGAACCGGCGATGTTTCCGGCTTTTTTTGCTCACATCCTACCGGGTATCCCCAAGGAGTTAAACATGTCGAAGCCTCCAAACAATCTCCAGTCATTTGCCGACCAGTTGCTCCTGCAGCGCTTTTCCCCCCCTGCCGTACTGGTCAATAACAAAGGGGATATTCTGTATATCAGCGGTCGGACGGGCAAGTACCTGGAGCCAGCCGCCGGCAAGGCCAACTGGAACATTTTTGCTATGGCACGCACTGGACTCCGTTTTGAACTCGGCCATGCGTTTCAGAAGGCGCTGCGGCAAAAAGGCGTGGTCACCGTCCGTAATCTTACCGTTGGTGAATTGAGCGCCCCCTACACCGTCGATATAACTGTCTCGGCCATCGAAGAGCCGGAGGCGCTTAAGGGAATGGTCATGGTTGTCTTTAACGATGTGGCGGTGCCTGCGGAAAAGAAAGTGAAGACCGGTGAAAAGAAGACGCCTGCCGGGCCCGCCAGGTTTTTGGAAATGGAGCAGGAACTGAGGCTGCTGCGCGAAGAACTTCAGACAACCCGAGAAGAAATGCAGTCCTCGCAAGAAGAGCTCAAATCCGCCAACGAGGAGTTGCAATCCACCAACGAAGAGCTGCAATCCACCAATGAAGAACTGACCACCTCCCGGGAAGAAATGCAATCCATGAATGAGGAGTTGCAAACAGTAAATGCCGAGCAGCAGTCCAAAATGGATGAACTCGCCAGGATGAACAATGACATGAGGAATCTGCTCAACAGCACGGAAATCATCACCATCTTTCTGGACAACGACCTCCACGTCCGGCGCTTCACCACCGGGGCGGATAAACTCTTCAAGCTGATTCCGGGCGATGTGGGACGGCCGCTCTCCGATATCACAAGCGACCTCCTTTATCCCACGATGACGGAAGAAGCCCGCGAGGTGCTGAGGACGCTGGTTTTTTCGGAAAAGCAAATCACTACGGCGGACGGCCGCTGGTTTTCAGTGCGCATCATGCCCTACCGCACCATGGAAGATGTCATCGGCGGCGTGGTGATCACTTTCTCCAATATCACCGCAGCCAAGAAGCTGGAGGCCGAACTGCGGGAAGAGATGGAAAAGTTAAAAAAAGAAGTCAGAAGTCAGAAGTCAAAATAA
- a CDS encoding YggT family protein: MDSSYSSATTKPLYRGTQVVWYLLGIIEVLLAFRFVLRLLGANPQAGFSRFIYTVSYPFAAPFLKVFQASKVESGVFEWTTLLAMFVFLLIAWGIVKLFFMSKTVSTTEAAAKLDKGN, translated from the coding sequence ATGGACTCATCATACAGTTCAGCCACCACCAAACCGCTATACCGCGGCACCCAGGTTGTCTGGTATCTTCTGGGCATAATCGAAGTGCTTCTGGCGTTTCGATTTGTCTTGAGGCTGCTTGGCGCCAACCCGCAAGCCGGTTTCAGCAGATTTATTTATACGGTTAGTTATCCTTTTGCCGCGCCGTTTCTCAAGGTCTTTCAGGCATCGAAGGTCGAAAGCGGCGTTTTTGAATGGACCACCTTGCTGGCTATGTTTGTCTTCTTATTGATTGCCTGGGGCATCGTCAAACTTTTTTTCATGAGCAAAACCGTATCGACGACGGAAGCCGCGGCTAAATTGGACAAAGGCAATTAA
- a CDS encoding glycine zipper family protein: protein MASIRKTTVNKHKTKRRLSGACLWLLLLILIFALTACYPATYRVTPSASSDAGQNAGMTQVYFYPAKGQTPERQSRDQYECYNWAIQKTGFDPSQSSIPTERRVKVVPMPPPGHDTAVMAIAGAVLGALIAGPRHAGTGALIGAGSGAVIGATSDISRQQYAQQMDEAYNRPNQALDTRYETKANDFRRAMGACLEGRGYSVK from the coding sequence ATGGCATCAATCCGGAAGACAACGGTAAATAAACATAAGACGAAGCGGCGGTTGTCAGGAGCATGTCTTTGGCTTTTGCTGCTAATATTAATTTTTGCTTTGACCGCATGTTATCCTGCGACTTATCGGGTAACCCCAAGCGCAAGTTCAGACGCCGGCCAGAATGCCGGCATGACCCAGGTCTACTTTTATCCGGCAAAAGGCCAGACACCGGAGCGGCAGTCGCGAGACCAATATGAATGCTACAATTGGGCGATTCAAAAAACAGGCTTTGATCCCAGTCAGTCATCCATCCCGACCGAACGTCGCGTCAAAGTGGTGCCCATGCCTCCCCCCGGTCATGATACAGCCGTCATGGCAATTGCCGGCGCCGTGCTGGGCGCCTTGATCGCCGGACCAAGGCATGCCGGAACCGGCGCATTAATCGGCGCCGGAAGCGGAGCGGTTATCGGTGCAACGTCGGATATCTCCCGTCAGCAGTATGCCCAGCAAATGGATGAAGCCTATAACCGGCCTAATCAGGCGCTTGACACCCGCTATGAGACAAAGGCGAATGACTTCCGACGCGCCATGGGCGCCTGTCTGGAAGGCCGCGGCTACAGCGTAAAGTAA
- a CDS encoding KaiC 1: MAKKKHADVVVLEKCPTGIKGLDEITKGGLPKGRPTLICGSAGCGKTLFAMEFLMRGALDYGEPGVFMTFEETPEDLAKNFISLGFDLPLMVSRGLIATDHVYIERSEIEETGEYDLEGLFIRLGSAIDSVGAKRVVLDTIEALFSGLSNAAIIRAELRRLFHWLKERGVTAVVTGESGEKMLTRYGLEEYVADCVILLDFRIDEQISTRRLRIVKYRGSSHGADEYPFLIDEGGFSILPITSLGLDYAVSSGRVSTGVPRLDAMLDGKGFYRGSTILASGTAGTGKTSLSATFADAACRRGERCLYFAFEESPSQIIRNMASIGIDLAQWVRKGLLKFHSARPSLYGLEMHLVTFHKVINEFKPRVFIIDPISNLSAAGTASEVKSILTRLIDYLKLKQITTFLTDLTHFGGSLEHTNEEISSLIDTWLLLRDIELKGERNRGLYILKSRGMAHSNQIQEFLLTDRGIDLIDIYTGAGDVLTGSARAVQEASEKANELMAQREAQRRLREQERKRNALETKIAALRAEFDVETQEVQLMAQEEQIRQAILADDRLRMAHLRRGKALNQRMPGSKKNRKGK, encoded by the coding sequence ATGGCTAAGAAGAAGCATGCTGATGTTGTTGTTCTTGAAAAATGCCCGACGGGCATCAAGGGGCTCGATGAGATCACGAAGGGAGGGCTTCCCAAAGGCAGGCCAACCCTGATTTGCGGATCCGCGGGGTGCGGTAAAACACTATTCGCCATGGAATTTCTCATGCGGGGCGCCCTGGATTACGGAGAACCCGGCGTCTTCATGACCTTTGAAGAGACCCCCGAGGATCTCGCGAAAAATTTCATCTCTCTGGGCTTTGATCTCCCTTTGATGGTTTCACGCGGTCTCATCGCCACGGATCACGTTTACATCGAGCGCAGCGAGATAGAGGAAACAGGCGAGTACGACCTGGAAGGATTGTTCATCCGTCTGGGCAGTGCCATTGATTCTGTCGGAGCCAAACGGGTTGTTCTGGATACCATCGAAGCGCTTTTCTCCGGGTTGTCCAATGCCGCCATCATCCGGGCGGAGCTTCGCCGCCTTTTTCACTGGTTGAAAGAACGAGGGGTGACGGCCGTTGTTACGGGGGAAAGCGGCGAGAAAATGCTTACCCGTTACGGGCTTGAAGAATATGTGGCCGATTGCGTGATCCTGCTGGATTTCCGTATCGACGAGCAGATTTCCACCCGCCGCCTGCGTATTGTCAAGTACCGCGGCTCATCCCACGGCGCCGACGAGTACCCGTTCCTGATTGACGAGGGTGGCTTCTCTATTTTGCCCATCACATCCCTGGGACTTGACTACGCCGTTTCCTCCGGGCGCGTTTCCACGGGCGTCCCCAGGCTGGATGCCATGCTTGACGGGAAAGGGTTTTACCGGGGCAGCACCATTCTCGCCTCCGGTACGGCGGGCACCGGCAAAACAAGTTTGTCGGCGACCTTTGCCGACGCCGCCTGCCGGCGGGGCGAGCGCTGCCTTTATTTCGCCTTTGAGGAATCGCCCAGCCAGATTATCCGGAACATGGCTTCCATCGGCATTGATCTGGCTCAATGGGTCAGGAAGGGTCTGCTCAAATTCCATTCCGCGAGGCCTTCGCTTTACGGCCTGGAAATGCATCTTGTTACTTTTCATAAAGTGATTAATGAGTTCAAACCCAGGGTATTCATCATCGATCCGATCAGCAACCTGAGCGCCGCGGGAACAGCATCCGAAGTCAAATCTATTTTAACCCGCCTGATCGATTATTTGAAACTCAAACAGATCACAACATTTCTCACGGACCTTACCCATTTTGGAGGCAGCCTGGAGCACACCAACGAGGAGATATCATCTTTGATCGATACTTGGCTGCTGCTGCGGGATATTGAACTCAAGGGGGAACGCAACCGGGGTCTTTACATTTTGAAGTCCCGCGGCATGGCCCACTCCAACCAGATTCAGGAGTTCCTGCTCACGGACCGGGGCATCGACCTCATCGACATTTACACCGGCGCGGGCGATGTATTAACCGGCAGCGCACGAGCCGTCCAGGAAGCCTCCGAAAAAGCCAATGAGCTTATGGCACAACGTGAGGCCCAGCGCAGACTCCGCGAGCAGGAGCGCAAGAGAAATGCCCTGGAAACAAAGATCGCAGCGCTGCGCGCCGAGTTTGATGTGGAAACTCAGGAGGTGCAGCTGATGGCCCAGGAAGAGCAAATAAGGCAAGCTATATTGGCAGATGACCGTTTAAGAATGGCGCATCTGCGCAGGGGGAAAGCTTTAAATCAGCGGATGCCTGGTTCTAAAAAGAACAGGAAGGGAAAGTGA
- a CDS encoding DUF3185 domain-containing protein produces the protein MKPRIIIAITLIAVGIVAFAYQGITYTTREKVVDIGPIQMTAEKTRTIPLPPIVGAIALIGGIVLLVTGSRKG, from the coding sequence ATGAAACCAAGAATTATCATTGCGATTACTTTGATTGCCGTTGGAATCGTGGCATTCGCTTATCAGGGAATCACCTACACGACTCGGGAGAAAGTCGTCGATATCGGCCCCATTCAGATGACAGCCGAAAAAACCAGGACGATTCCTCTGCCGCCCATCGTGGGGGCTATCGCGCTCATTGGCGGTATTGTGCTGCTGGTTACGGGAAGCAGGAAAGGTTGA
- a CDS encoding Fis family transcriptional regulator: MDVTEHKRAEVKIEHLASFPELNPHPVIETDMEGHVIYCNAATTNMLKKLKMSDDDVRLLLPRDLAKTIKEMEKRNDGRYELREMEINGRTFIESIIVPVHLRVARIYAQEITGRKQAEQALQKAKDELEQRVSERTRDLQTALAEIETMKDKLEAENIYFRYVDKMKNHLDNIIGESDGLKYVLYRAEQVAPADTTVLILGETGTGKELIAAAIHEMSPRKERPLITVNCAALPANLIESELFGREKGAFTGADTRRMGRFEVANGSTICLDEIGELPLELQIKLLRVIQHHEFERLGSSNTIKVDVRIVATTNRNLEEEVRQGRFRQDLYYRLNVFPITVPPLRLRQGDIPLMVQAFVDRYSRNMGKQITTISRETMKALSDYPWPGNVRELESIIERAVILCRGPVLHLADKLEMPSPEISSAVRTLEETERNQMLKILSETKWRIEGKDGAALILGLNASTLRARMHKLRIVRPQTKKVN, from the coding sequence ATGGATGTCACTGAGCACAAAAGGGCGGAGGTAAAAATTGAGCATCTTGCTTCCTTCCCCGAACTCAATCCCCATCCGGTTATCGAAACGGATATGGAGGGGCACGTCATTTATTGCAACGCCGCAACCACGAACATGTTAAAAAAGTTAAAAATGTCCGACGATGATGTCCGCCTCCTGCTTCCGCGCGACCTGGCCAAAACAATAAAAGAGATGGAAAAAAGAAACGACGGGCGATACGAGCTCCGTGAGATGGAAATAAACGGCAGGACGTTTATCGAAAGCATTATTGTGCCTGTTCATCTGAGAGTGGCGCGAATCTACGCGCAGGAAATTACCGGGCGCAAACAGGCGGAACAGGCGCTGCAAAAAGCCAAAGACGAACTGGAGCAACGGGTCAGCGAACGGACGCGCGACCTTCAGACCGCTCTCGCGGAAATCGAGACGATGAAAGATAAACTGGAGGCCGAGAATATTTACTTTCGCTACGTGGACAAGATGAAAAATCATCTTGATAACATTATCGGAGAAAGTGATGGCCTCAAGTACGTTCTTTATCGGGCCGAACAAGTGGCTCCCGCCGACACAACGGTCCTCATTCTGGGTGAGACCGGGACGGGGAAGGAACTGATCGCCGCAGCCATCCATGAGATGAGTCCCCGCAAAGAAAGGCCGTTGATCACGGTCAACTGCGCCGCCCTGCCGGCCAATTTAATAGAGAGTGAATTGTTCGGCCGCGAAAAAGGCGCCTTTACCGGGGCGGATACCAGGCGGATGGGCCGGTTTGAAGTCGCCAATGGGTCCACTATTTGTCTGGATGAAATCGGGGAGCTGCCGCTGGAGTTGCAGATCAAACTCCTGCGGGTCATTCAGCATCACGAGTTTGAACGGCTGGGTTCATCCAATACCATCAAAGTCGACGTCAGGATTGTAGCGACGACCAATCGAAACCTTGAAGAAGAAGTCCGCCAGGGCCGCTTCCGGCAGGACCTTTACTACCGGCTGAATGTTTTCCCCATCACGGTCCCGCCGCTCAGGCTTAGGCAGGGAGATATTCCGTTGATGGTTCAGGCCTTTGTCGACAGGTATTCCAGAAATATGGGAAAGCAAATCACGACGATCTCCAGGGAGACGATGAAGGCGCTCTCGGATTACCCGTGGCCCGGCAACGTCCGGGAGTTGGAAAGCATCATTGAACGGGCTGTGATCCTGTGCCGGGGGCCGGTTTTGCATCTGGCGGATAAACTGGAAATGCCATCCCCTGAAATATCCTCCGCCGTAAGAACCCTGGAAGAGACGGAGCGCAACCAAATGCTGAAAATCCTTTCCGAGACAAAGTGGCGCATCGAAGGAAAGGACGGAGCTGCACTCATTCTGGGCCTCAACGCGAGCACGCTCAGGGCACGGATGCATAAGCTGAGGATCGTCCGGCCGCAGACTAAAAAAGTGAATTAA
- a CDS encoding CsbD family protein yields MKSSTRDKAEGKFHQMKGKIKEVAGDLTDNPKLQAEGAVEKISGRTQEKMGEVKKVWGK; encoded by the coding sequence ATGAAATCCAGTACAAGAGATAAGGCGGAAGGCAAGTTTCACCAGATGAAAGGCAAGATTAAGGAAGTCGCGGGCGACCTGACCGATAATCCTAAACTTCAAGCGGAAGGCGCCGTTGAAAAGATTTCAGGCCGCACTCAGGAAAAAATGGGCGAGGTCAAGAAGGTTTGGGGGAAATAG
- a CDS encoding Fis family transcriptional regulator: protein MVEAMNEGAVTLASDGTILFCNRRFADIVRGSLDDIMGSSIYQLFSSTDLPLFKNLFEQGLKKSSKLELALKTGDNNATPVLLSISTLGHTDGQVATCMVVTDLTEQKRNESIRVEEEALQKAHDKLESQVAERTAELRTALSEIQAMKEQLEVENIYFRHESKMKHQYENIIGQSDGLKYVLYRAEQVAPTNATILILGETGTGKELIAAAIHSMSPRKERLLFTVNCAALPANLMESELFGREKGAFTGADSRRIGRFEVANGSTLCLDEIGELPLELQAKLLRVIQHHEFERLGSSQTIKIDVRIVATTNRDLDEEVRRGRFRQDLFYRLNVFPITVPPLRQRKDDIPLMVQSFIERFSRKLGKQITSISKETMKILQDYPWPGNVRELESIIERAVILSPGPVLQLVDKLKISSPQISSAVRTLEETERNQIMKILEETGWRIEGHDGAAAILGLHASTLRARMHKIGIARPETTE from the coding sequence ATGGTTGAAGCCATGAACGAGGGGGCTGTCACTCTGGCCAGCGACGGCACGATTCTTTTCTGTAACCGGCGTTTTGCGGACATTGTCCGGGGATCTCTCGACGATATAATGGGATCTTCAATCTATCAATTATTTTCATCAACCGATCTTCCGTTGTTCAAAAACCTTTTTGAGCAGGGCTTAAAGAAAAGCAGCAAGCTGGAACTGGCCTTAAAGACCGGAGACAACAATGCAACGCCAGTTTTGTTATCCATCAGCACGCTCGGGCATACCGACGGGCAAGTCGCGACGTGCATGGTGGTGACCGATCTGACGGAGCAAAAGCGTAATGAATCGATACGGGTAGAGGAGGAGGCCCTGCAAAAAGCCCATGATAAACTCGAATCGCAGGTTGCTGAACGGACGGCCGAACTGCGGACGGCTCTCTCCGAAATTCAAGCCATGAAAGAACAGCTCGAGGTCGAGAATATTTACTTCCGTCACGAGAGCAAAATGAAACATCAATATGAAAATATTATCGGGCAAAGCGACGGCCTCAAGTATGTTCTTTACCGGGCCGAGCAGGTGGCTCCGACCAATGCAACGATCCTTATTCTCGGGGAAACCGGTACGGGAAAAGAGTTGATTGCCGCCGCCATCCATAGCATGAGTCCCCGTAAGGAACGGCTGTTGTTTACGGTCAATTGTGCGGCGCTTCCGGCCAACCTCATGGAAAGTGAATTGTTCGGCCGCGAGAAGGGCGCCTTTACCGGGGCCGACAGCCGGCGGATCGGCCGGTTCGAGGTCGCCAATGGTTCCACCCTTTGTTTGGACGAGATCGGGGAACTGCCGCTGGAGTTGCAGGCCAAGCTGCTCCGGGTTATCCAGCATCACGAGTTTGAGCGACTGGGTTCGTCCCAGACGATCAAAATTGACGTGCGGATCGTGGCGACGACTAACCGGGATCTTGATGAAGAAGTCCGCCGGGGCCGGTTCAGGCAGGACCTTTTCTACCGGCTTAACGTTTTCCCCATCACGGTGCCGCCCCTCAGGCAGCGCAAAGATGATATCCCGCTGATGGTCCAGTCATTCATCGAACGGTTTTCCAGAAAACTGGGCAAGCAGATCACGTCGATCTCCAAGGAAACGATGAAGATTCTGCAGGATTATCCATGGCCCGGCAACGTTCGCGAGCTGGAAAGTATTATTGAGCGGGCCGTCATCTTAAGCCCCGGACCTGTTTTGCAGCTGGTCGATAAGCTGAAGATTTCATCTCCGCAAATTTCATCCGCCGTCAGAACTCTGGAAGAGACGGAAAGAAACCAGATCATGAAGATCCTTGAAGAGACGGGGTGGCGCATTGAGGGCCACGACGGTGCCGCCGCGATCCTGGGCCTTCACGCGAGTACGCTCAGGGCACGGATGCATAAGATCGGAATTGCAAGGCCGGAGACAACCGAATGA
- a CDS encoding thiol-disulfide isomerase has protein sequence MDRKKVKKNTTEEFEKAAAKRKTEKHLLRLYVTGMTPKSTRAIANVRTLCEQYLKGAYELKVIDIYQQPKLAAGEQIIATPTLIKQLPLPLRKLIGDMSDTEKFLVGIDLKTKKAEDTR, from the coding sequence ATGGATCGTAAAAAAGTAAAAAAAAATACTACTGAAGAATTCGAAAAGGCAGCAGCGAAGCGGAAAACAGAAAAGCATTTGCTCCGGCTGTACGTTACGGGGATGACTCCAAAGTCAACCCGGGCCATCGCCAATGTCCGGACACTCTGTGAACAATACCTGAAAGGCGCCTATGAACTCAAGGTGATCGACATTTACCAGCAGCCCAAACTGGCCGCAGGGGAGCAGATTATCGCCACTCCAACGCTTATCAAGCAGCTTCCCCTGCCGCTTCGGAAGCTCATTGGCGACATGTCGGATACGGAAAAGTTTCTTGTCGGCATTGATTTAAAAACAAAGAAGGCAGAAGACACAAGATAG
- a CDS encoding universal stress protein, which translates to MDIIRHILVVSWLTPKCSKTIQLGISLAGKYQAELSVIHVMDTTWLKGWNTPMVSMEEERKREMEKNREDLHQIISTENKRDRIIKEFVREGIPSEVVLKLIEEENMDLLILRSYEESRLERLLVGGSNDEIIRAMPCSIFLVKQEACDAA; encoded by the coding sequence ATGGATATCATCAGGCATATTCTGGTTGTCAGCTGGCTGACCCCGAAATGCAGCAAAACCATACAGCTTGGAATTTCACTGGCCGGTAAATATCAGGCTGAACTTTCCGTGATTCACGTTATGGATACAACATGGCTTAAGGGGTGGAACACCCCCATGGTGTCCATGGAAGAAGAACGTAAACGGGAGATGGAAAAGAACAGAGAAGATCTGCACCAAATTATCAGCACTGAAAATAAGCGGGACAGGATCATTAAAGAATTTGTCAGGGAAGGCATTCCCTCTGAAGTCGTCCTGAAACTCATTGAAGAAGAAAACATGGACCTGCTTATCCTCCGCAGTTATGAAGAAAGCCGCCTGGAACGCCTGCTGGTCGGCGGCAGTAATGATGAAATCATCAGAGCCATGCCCTGCTCAATATTTCTGGTCAAACAAGAAGCATGCGATGCAGCTTAA